The window ATACTAGTTTTTTTATATTAATTCAACAAAATTCCCTAAACTTTTTGACATTTCCAATAATTTCGTTCGCCATTTGTTGCCTTTTCATATCCTTCATAAAATAAGTCTTCGCAGAACTCTTTCTCAAATCTAAGTGTATCATTAGGTTTCATATCTGTATCTGGCTCTATCACTACAATATCATCTTTATTGTAATGCTCTAATATATATTCAGGTATTATATATCCTTTTTTAAGAGCTATTACAAATAGTTTGTTCACTTTTTTATATATAAATGGAGATAGTAAATTATTATTTAGTATCCCTCCATCTAAATTATATCCTTCGTATTCACCGTTTAATACATCTTCCTTAAATGTATCAAATACTTCTTTTGAGTCAAATGTACGTATTAATTGTTCAAAAGATACTTCTTCGTTTATTTTACATGGAAGAAGAGAACTATTCTTTATATAAGATAGAGCTAACTGCTTAT is drawn from Tepidibacter hydrothermalis and contains these coding sequences:
- a CDS encoding patatin-like phospholipase family protein translates to MLGLCLPGGGAKGAFAAGVIYGLYEKGMKFDIVSGTSIGAINGYFIYTENVRKLKELWINIGGNELASQKICGKVVDNSQLINNLNNLDDGTGDNTDLYVNYVNVKDNKLREIVTNIKGYNKQLALSYIKNSSLLPCKINEEVSFEQLIRTFDSKEVFDTFKEDVLNGEYEGYNLDGGILNNNLLSPFIYKKVNKLFVIALKKGYIIPEYILEHYNKDDIVVIEPDTDMKPNDTLRFEKEFCEDLFYEGYEKATNGERNYWKCQKV